AACCCCTCCACAAGGAATTTCGAAAGATGCGTACACGTAAAGGTGCCGCCCGGACACAAGCTAAAAAACGTCTGTTCAAACGTGCAAAAGGCTTCGTAGGCGGTCGTGGGTCATTGACCCGATCGGTCAAAGAGACCCTGCTCCGCAGTGGAGCGTACGCGTTCCGCGACCGTCGGGTGCGGAAACGTGAATTCCGTAAATTGTGGATTATCCGGATCAATGCGGCTGCGAAGATGCATGATCTGCGGTACAGCGAGTTCATTTTCGGTCTGAAGAAAGCCAATATCGGTTTGGATCGGAAGTCCTTGTCGGAAATGGCAATCCACGATCCCGCCGGGTTCAAAGACGTGTGCGATGCGG
This genomic window from Allorhodopirellula heiligendammensis contains:
- the rplT gene encoding 50S ribosomal protein L20 — protein: MRTRKGAARTQAKKRLFKRAKGFVGGRGSLTRSVKETLLRSGAYAFRDRRVRKREFRKLWIIRINAAAKMHDLRYSEFIFGLKKANIGLDRKSLSEMAIHDPAGFKDVCDAVKAALAAETQAA